From the Alkalibacter rhizosphaerae genome, one window contains:
- a CDS encoding triose-phosphate isomerase, with amino-acid sequence MSKKEIKTPFFVFNPKSYLYGEELLDLAKKADELAKKYPISIFVTAPYPDLAAIADATENIIVTAQHIDGIEPGRGMGAVLPESVYHAGARATFLNHAERPLTFADLIKSVERATELDLLTIVCADSLKEAKALATLNPDIILCEPTELIGTGETSDASYIKVTNHTVKKVSETTLVMQGAGISTAEDVYRTISLGADGTGGTSGIVEAENPTQMLAEMVEAAFNACQ; translated from the coding sequence ATGTCGAAAAAAGAAATCAAAACACCATTTTTTGTATTTAATCCAAAGTCATATTTGTATGGGGAAGAATTGTTGGATTTAGCGAAAAAAGCGGATGAACTGGCAAAAAAATATCCTATTTCAATTTTTGTTACGGCTCCCTACCCAGATTTAGCAGCAATCGCTGATGCGACAGAAAACATTATCGTTACCGCACAACATATTGATGGCATTGAGCCTGGACGAGGCATGGGGGCCGTATTACCAGAATCCGTCTATCATGCAGGAGCCAGGGCAACGTTTTTAAATCATGCTGAACGACCTTTGACATTTGCAGATTTAATAAAATCCGTAGAACGTGCAACCGAATTGGATCTATTGACTATTGTTTGCGCCGATTCGTTAAAGGAAGCGAAAGCATTAGCAACACTGAATCCGGATATTATTTTATGTGAGCCAACTGAATTGATCGGGACCGGAGAAACTAGCGATGCGTCCTATATAAAAGTTACAAATCACACCGTAAAAAAGGTCAGTGAAACAACTCTTGTGATGCAAGGTGCAGGAATTAGTACGGCTGAGGATGTTTATCGCACCATCTCGCTTGGAGCAGACGGCACGGGCGGTACCAGTGGAATTGTGGAAGCTGAAAATCCAACCCAAATGTTGGCCGAAATGGTAGAAGCTGCTTTCAATGCCTGCCAATGA
- a CDS encoding DUF6125 family protein, which yields MSNKTISQLEKKDLLKLIDIYAKNWLAMDGVWFQSIEKKFGMDEAVEHDQNAWKDFTVIEAKRIKVFLNLPEKAGIDGLKKALAFRMYANINEDEIIIEDNVLIYKTLDCRVQNARKRKGMEFHPCKSVGIIEYSYFAKTIDDRFACEALSCYPEITDDTCNCSWKFTLQVDQ from the coding sequence ATGTCTAACAAAACGATCAGTCAATTGGAAAAAAAAGATCTATTGAAACTGATCGATATATATGCAAAGAACTGGTTGGCCATGGATGGTGTTTGGTTTCAGTCCATTGAGAAAAAATTTGGAATGGATGAAGCCGTCGAACATGATCAAAATGCTTGGAAAGATTTCACTGTCATTGAAGCCAAAAGAATCAAAGTTTTTTTAAATTTGCCAGAGAAAGCGGGCATAGATGGATTAAAAAAGGCCTTAGCCTTCAGAATGTATGCCAATATCAATGAAGATGAGATCATAATCGAAGATAATGTACTGATTTACAAAACGTTAGACTGTCGTGTTCAAAATGCAAGAAAGCGTAAAGGGATGGAATTTCACCCATGCAAGTCTGTAGGCATTATTGAATACAGTTATTTCGCCAAAACAATCGATGATCGGTTTGCTTGCGAGGCTCTAAGCTGTTACCCTGAAATAACCGATGACACCTGCAACTGCTCCTGGAAATTTACACTTCAGGTGGATCAGTAG
- a CDS encoding YjbQ family protein, protein MFFFEEYVHDIDENGNESLQVDLNNVLEKIIPNHNSAETYVYPGEEHYAVVESWPNAKDYLPDGDRKALWNGDAHLKATLVGSSEVFDVDQGKLDAGNTGSVYFADFDRTRPRQRKCKIIIIGD, encoded by the coding sequence GTGTTTTTTTTTGAAGAATATGTTCACGATATAGATGAAAATGGTAATGAATCTCTGCAAGTCGATTTAAACAATGTTCTCGAAAAGATCATTCCCAATCATAATAGCGCTGAAACATATGTCTATCCTGGAGAAGAACACTACGCGGTGGTGGAATCTTGGCCGAATGCCAAGGACTACTTGCCCGATGGAGACCGTAAAGCATTGTGGAACGGCGATGCTCACCTTAAAGCTACGTTAGTGGGTTCCAGCGAGGTATTTGATGTAGACCAAGGAAAACTGGATGCCGGAAACACGGGTAGTGTTTATTTTGCAGATTTTGATCGTACTCGTCCTCGACAAAGAAAATGTAAAATTATAATAATTGGCGATTGA
- a CDS encoding cytochrome c biogenesis CcdA family protein has protein sequence MNQVNFLLAFSGGLLSFLSPCVLPLVPGYIGYIAGTAVDGQNTRQQKTGLMVRSLLFVLGFSTVFVLLGASVTALSQVLFANKVLFQRIGGLIIIIMGIHLTGLIKWKGLYREKRLLNSLGKSRKIGPYFIGMAFAAGWTPCIGPILSSILILASNMDTVGTGIALLLFYSLGMAVPFLLVAALIEKFTEYFRRFSRYMKYVSIISGVLLIFMGILIFTDKIGVIGSYLDFIDYF, from the coding sequence ATGAATCAAGTAAATTTTCTTCTGGCTTTTTCCGGAGGATTGCTGTCCTTTTTATCTCCCTGTGTATTGCCGTTGGTTCCCGGGTATATAGGTTACATTGCGGGAACTGCAGTAGATGGCCAAAATACCAGACAGCAAAAAACTGGTTTAATGGTTAGATCTTTGCTTTTTGTGTTGGGTTTCAGCACGGTTTTTGTTTTACTGGGGGCTTCCGTCACAGCATTAAGCCAGGTTCTGTTTGCCAACAAAGTATTGTTTCAACGAATTGGTGGCCTGATCATCATAATTATGGGGATCCATTTAACAGGATTGATCAAGTGGAAAGGTTTGTATCGGGAAAAAAGACTGCTAAACAGTTTGGGGAAAAGCCGAAAAATCGGTCCTTATTTTATAGGAATGGCTTTTGCAGCTGGTTGGACACCCTGTATTGGACCTATCCTTTCGTCTATTTTGATTTTAGCAAGCAATATGGATACAGTGGGCACAGGAATCGCTCTTTTACTATTTTACTCATTGGGTATGGCCGTTCCTTTTCTATTGGTGGCCGCGCTGATCGAAAAATTCACGGAATATTTTCGACGTTTTTCCAGGTACATGAAATATGTATCCATCATCAGCGGCGTTTTGCTTATTTTTATGGGTATTTTGATTTTTACAGATAAAATAGGTGTCATTGGCAGCTATTTGGACTTTATTGATTATTTTTAA
- a CDS encoding redoxin domain-containing protein, producing MKKNRTTYIIIILLVIMAIAIGYALMNQDENTDLSNNDSESEDVGNENDLPDNDKNDVEEPEELIPAPDFTLTDLDGNTVRLSDYNGKYVFLNFWASWCGPCKEEMPDMERIHQKYKDELVILAVNLGDAKNTAQGFAEDYGLTFQILLDEKRDIGSLYRVNGIPTSYFIDQNGNFVSGFMGTLTYDMMEQAISDLRNP from the coding sequence ATGAAAAAAAATAGAACCACATATATTATTATCATACTTTTGGTCATTATGGCCATCGCCATTGGATATGCGCTTATGAATCAAGACGAAAATACGGATTTGTCAAACAACGATTCCGAAAGCGAGGATGTGGGAAACGAAAACGATCTGCCGGACAATGATAAAAACGATGTAGAAGAACCGGAAGAACTGATCCCTGCGCCGGATTTCACGCTTACGGATCTCGACGGAAATACCGTTCGTTTGTCGGATTACAATGGTAAATATGTGTTCTTGAATTTTTGGGCCAGTTGGTGTGGTCCATGCAAAGAAGAAATGCCTGACATGGAACGGATCCATCAAAAATACAAGGATGAACTTGTGATCCTTGCTGTTAACCTTGGTGATGCCAAAAATACAGCCCAGGGATTTGCTGAGGATTACGGATTGACTTTTCAAATCCTGCTGGATGAAAAACGAGATATCGGTTCCCTCTATCGCGTCAATGGGATCCCTACTTCCTATTTTATCGATCAGAACGGAAATTTTGTTTCCGGTTTTATGGGAACGCTGACCTATGACATGATGGAACAAGCCATATCCGATTTAAGAAATCCCTGA
- a CDS encoding nitroreductase family protein translates to MDSIDRRKSVRNYKSRFLDADTISEILHILDEEQVGPSGRRMKFEFIAENLDQNTRKIVTYGFLRGRYGAIVAWVNEEKYAYIDYGYLLEKIALRLVDIGIGTCWLGGSFSKQSIIEAMEMDKSFEKTIPAILAVGYEEEGRSVRDLIISKTKRKRKDFNDFFFTGALTEIEEEFQKEILEGVRWAPSAMNRQPVRVIWDEHRVHFYLVDVSTSLRYLDMGVAMRHFEERALEHGIKGKWVVDEQATLTNWVYLYTFVVES, encoded by the coding sequence ATGGATTCGATCGATCGAAGAAAGTCGGTTCGTAATTATAAAAGCAGATTTTTGGATGCGGATACCATATCGGAAATATTGCACATTTTGGATGAGGAACAGGTAGGACCGAGTGGTCGCAGGATGAAGTTCGAATTCATCGCAGAAAATTTGGACCAAAATACACGAAAAATCGTCACTTATGGTTTTTTAAGAGGGCGGTATGGGGCTATTGTTGCATGGGTGAATGAAGAAAAGTACGCATATATTGATTATGGTTATTTGTTGGAAAAAATTGCATTGCGCTTGGTGGACATCGGTATAGGAACCTGTTGGCTGGGCGGATCCTTTTCCAAACAAAGCATAATCGAAGCTATGGAGATGGACAAAAGTTTTGAAAAAACCATCCCGGCAATCCTGGCAGTGGGATACGAAGAAGAAGGCCGAAGTGTACGAGATTTGATCATCAGCAAAACAAAAAGAAAGAGAAAAGATTTTAACGACTTCTTTTTTACCGGAGCACTTACCGAAATCGAGGAAGAATTCCAGAAAGAGATTCTTGAGGGTGTTCGCTGGGCACCGTCTGCCATGAACCGACAACCGGTTCGAGTCATTTGGGACGAACACAGGGTCCATTTTTATCTGGTGGATGTATCCACTTCACTTCGCTATTTGGATATGGGAGTGGCCATGCGACATTTTGAGGAGCGAGCTCTTGAACATGGAATCAAAGGAAAATGGGTCGTTGATGAACAAGCAACTTTGACCAACTGGGTCTATTTGTATACATTTGTTGTAGAAAGTTAA
- a CDS encoding polysaccharide deacetylase family protein, producing MKRKVIKSKRFRVIVVFLVLCMVLMAFAACGLFEPEPEPEPEPEPEPEPEPEPEPEPEPEPEPEPEPEPEPEPEPEPEPEPEPEPEPEPEPEPEPSTPVIYPGQVLIIPGQSESSGDSRVVRDGISTSSQKRIALTFDAGWLYDQTDDLLKVLKDYNVRSTFFLRGLWAKDHPDLARKIIQQGHVVENHSLTHGHMTTMTEAQIRKELVDTTKILKETVGASPYLFRPPFGEYDGRMLRILGELGYPYTVMWTVDSHDWAEEIRGTKVTTDYLISRVLDNASVGGIILMHVGGYHTVEALPLIIEGLRDQGYTLTTVNAMLPKPDGVLRYTVVKGDTLYAIATRYGITVDALIKENDLQ from the coding sequence ATGAAAAGAAAAGTAATCAAATCAAAGAGATTTCGAGTTATCGTTGTTTTTCTCGTGTTATGCATGGTTTTGATGGCTTTTGCTGCATGCGGCTTGTTTGAACCGGAACCGGAACCAGAACCGGAACCGGAACCAGAACCGGAACCAGAACCAGAACCGGAACCAGAACCGGAGCCAGAACCAGAGCCAGAGCCAGAACCAGAACCAGAACCGGAACCAGAACCGGAGCCAGAACCGGAACCAGAGCCAGAGCCAGAGCCAGAGCCGGAACCAGAACCGGAACCGTCTACTCCGGTGATTTATCCGGGGCAAGTCCTGATCATACCAGGCCAAAGTGAATCTTCCGGGGATTCCCGAGTCGTTCGGGATGGGATCAGCACTTCTTCCCAGAAACGCATCGCACTGACATTTGATGCAGGATGGCTTTACGATCAAACAGACGATTTATTGAAAGTATTGAAAGACTACAATGTGCGATCTACTTTTTTTCTACGAGGATTATGGGCAAAAGATCATCCTGATTTGGCAAGAAAGATCATTCAGCAGGGTCATGTTGTAGAAAATCATTCTTTGACCCACGGGCACATGACAACCATGACGGAAGCGCAGATTCGAAAAGAATTGGTGGATACCACCAAAATATTGAAAGAAACCGTTGGCGCCAGTCCTTATTTGTTCCGTCCTCCTTTTGGAGAATATGATGGGAGAATGCTTCGAATCCTGGGAGAATTGGGGTATCCTTACACAGTGATGTGGACGGTGGACAGCCACGATTGGGCTGAAGAGATTCGCGGCACAAAGGTGACAACAGATTATTTGATAAGCAGAGTATTGGACAATGCCTCCGTCGGTGGGATCATCCTGATGCATGTGGGCGGGTACCATACAGTGGAAGCTTTGCCTTTGATCATTGAAGGGCTGCGTGACCAAGGGTATACTTTGACAACGGTAAATGCCATGTTGCCAAAGCCAGACGGTGTGCTTCGTTATACGGTCGTCAAGGGAGATACTTTATATGCCATCGCCACACGATACGGGATTACGGTAGATGCTTTGATCAAAGAAAACGACTTGCAGTGA
- a CDS encoding YjbQ family protein: MTVYKKNIDVASHGKTPTYVNITEEVKEAILESGIMNGICVVISPHTTCGVFF, from the coding sequence TTGACTGTATATAAAAAAAATATTGATGTTGCATCTCACGGAAAGACCCCCACGTATGTAAACATTACGGAAGAAGTAAAAGAAGCAATACTGGAAAGTGGAATAATGAATGGGATCTGCGTAGTTATTTCCCCTCATACAACATGCGGTGTTTTTTTTTGA
- a CDS encoding PadR family transcriptional regulator, with product MRTLKYAILGLLNRRSMTGYDLMKDFNLDLVNFWYARHSQIYPELKKLTDEGLITYETIIQGERMEKKLYSITQQGQKDFAAWILEKDLLEPTPKDIFRLKTYFIEAMELDQMIDHFEYQLEQREEKLKKLKNTMDHHPFTKGWVKIGTTKYGDYIVLKGAVMREQTYIQWLKECIEEMQCGILKK from the coding sequence GTGAGAACGCTAAAATATGCCATATTAGGATTGCTCAATCGTCGATCCATGACCGGATATGATTTGATGAAAGACTTCAACTTGGACCTGGTAAACTTTTGGTATGCAAGACACAGCCAAATCTATCCGGAGCTGAAAAAATTGACGGATGAAGGTCTAATTACTTATGAAACAATCATCCAGGGTGAAAGAATGGAAAAAAAGTTGTACTCCATCACACAGCAAGGTCAAAAGGATTTTGCGGCGTGGATCCTGGAAAAGGACCTTCTGGAACCGACGCCAAAAGATATCTTCCGATTGAAGACCTATTTCATCGAAGCCATGGAACTGGATCAAATGATCGATCACTTTGAGTATCAGCTGGAGCAACGGGAAGAAAAATTAAAAAAATTGAAGAATACCATGGATCACCACCCTTTTACCAAAGGATGGGTTAAAATCGGTACTACCAAATACGGAGATTATATCGTGTTGAAAGGTGCTGTCATGAGAGAACAAACGTATATCCAATGGCTGAAAGAATGCATTGAAGAGATGCAATGTGGTATTTTAAAGAAGTAG
- a CDS encoding pentapeptide repeat-containing protein: MTKEDGMLKSKVDAAKVDGENLIELETFANERHFELDMSSIDFEHVRFYQCRFERCNFMKSSFRSVEFEDCNFSNCKFLDSYWNQVMIKGTKGDGGDFSESHFKIVAMENTTMRYSNFARGVFENCQIRDCQFQEAFLSEVKFKKTSISEVNFSSADFYKTKLKGLDLSTSNIEGILLSEGFPELKDATINMFQAAEIVGKLGIKVIW; encoded by the coding sequence ATGACCAAAGAAGATGGGATGTTAAAAAGCAAGGTGGATGCAGCAAAGGTTGATGGAGAAAACCTGATCGAGTTGGAAACTTTCGCAAATGAACGCCATTTTGAATTGGATATGTCATCCATAGACTTTGAACATGTAAGGTTTTACCAGTGCCGATTTGAAAGGTGCAATTTTATGAAATCCAGTTTTCGCAGTGTAGAATTTGAAGACTGCAACTTTTCCAACTGCAAATTTCTCGATTCTTATTGGAACCAAGTTATGATCAAAGGAACAAAGGGTGATGGCGGAGATTTCAGTGAGAGCCATTTCAAGATTGTTGCGATGGAGAACACCACCATGAGATATTCCAACTTTGCTCGTGGGGTCTTTGAAAACTGCCAAATTCGGGATTGTCAGTTTCAAGAGGCCTTTTTATCAGAAGTAAAATTCAAAAAAACAAGCATATCCGAAGTCAACTTTAGTTCTGCTGATTTTTATAAGACCAAACTGAAAGGGCTGGATTTGTCCACTTCCAATATTGAAGGGATTTTACTTTCGGAAGGGTTTCCAGAGTTAAAAGATGCAACGATCAATATGTTTCAGGCAGCAGAAATCGTAGGAAAGCTTGGAATCAAAGTGATTTGGTGA
- a CDS encoding class II fructose-bisphosphate aldolase: MLTNSKILLLEAKKKGFAIPATNFIDLDSARTFVNTAQERGLPLILPFAQSHESIISLDEAAVIGKLLAKRVSVPIVLHLDHGEDMDFIFKAIELGFTSVMIDASQESFEANIEKTEKVVEYAHKYNVSVEAELGHVGANDTSESETLTKSVYTEVDDVVEFVSRTNVDSLAISIGTAHGVYKGSPKLNFQRLREIALVVDIPLVLHGGSSTGDANLKKCAISGISKINIYTDFINGAFDEIKENVPGGYIELKQLANRGMYKVLNHYFDVFQTQPVKL, encoded by the coding sequence ATGTTAACAAATTCAAAAATCTTATTATTGGAAGCAAAAAAGAAAGGTTTTGCAATTCCAGCCACAAATTTCATTGATTTGGATTCAGCCCGAACGTTCGTCAATACTGCGCAAGAGAGAGGATTACCTTTAATATTACCATTTGCCCAATCTCATGAATCCATTATTTCTCTTGATGAAGCGGCGGTTATCGGAAAATTATTGGCTAAAAGGGTTTCCGTCCCCATTGTCCTTCATTTGGATCATGGAGAAGATATGGATTTTATTTTCAAGGCTATTGAACTAGGTTTTACTTCTGTCATGATCGATGCGTCTCAAGAATCTTTTGAAGCGAATATAGAAAAGACTGAAAAAGTAGTCGAATACGCACACAAATATAATGTGTCTGTAGAGGCAGAATTAGGACACGTCGGCGCGAATGATACCTCTGAATCCGAAACGTTGACGAAATCAGTTTATACGGAAGTGGACGATGTTGTGGAGTTTGTGAGCAGAACGAATGTAGATTCTCTTGCCATCTCAATTGGTACTGCACACGGAGTATACAAGGGCTCTCCTAAATTGAATTTTCAACGTTTACGAGAAATAGCTCTTGTCGTGGATATACCTTTGGTCCTACACGGCGGCTCTTCTACAGGAGATGCTAACCTTAAAAAGTGTGCGATTTCCGGTATATCAAAAATCAATATATACACCGATTTTATAAATGGAGCATTTGATGAAATAAAAGAAAATGTCCCCGGTGGTTATATTGAATTGAAACAACTGGCAAACAGGGGCATGTATAAAGTATTGAATCATTATTTTGATGTTTTTCAAACACAACCAGTCAAATTGTAA